A single Pseudoalteromonas rubra DNA region contains:
- a CDS encoding helix-turn-helix transcriptional regulator, with protein MHKSERLFQLVNLLKGRRLAITAKQLAERLNVSERTIYRDIQHLQSSGVPIEGEAGIGYLIAQCDLPPMMFTVAELQSLLLGTRMASAWTDPVLSEHASSAMAKIEAALPEHLKQQLDDFPYVAASFGHTEDHQRFSSTLREAVVQKRQVRLHYKDAKEAYSERDIEPLGLVYWGGKWTIIGHCLLRNDYREFRLDRVCDISLLTHPFELTKEKNLQHYIALVKAKYAEDTTQMNP; from the coding sequence GTGCACAAATCTGAGCGTTTATTTCAGCTGGTTAACCTGCTCAAAGGGCGACGCCTGGCCATTACGGCCAAGCAACTTGCGGAACGGCTGAACGTGTCTGAGCGCACTATATACCGCGACATCCAACATCTTCAAAGTTCTGGCGTGCCTATCGAGGGCGAAGCTGGCATTGGTTACCTGATAGCCCAGTGTGACTTACCTCCCATGATGTTTACCGTTGCGGAGTTACAGTCTTTATTGTTGGGCACCCGCATGGCCAGCGCCTGGACTGATCCAGTCTTATCAGAACATGCCAGCAGCGCGATGGCTAAAATTGAGGCAGCGCTTCCTGAGCATCTTAAACAACAGCTTGATGACTTTCCTTATGTTGCCGCCAGCTTTGGCCATACCGAAGATCATCAAAGGTTTAGTAGTACATTGCGCGAAGCTGTGGTTCAGAAACGCCAGGTCAGATTACACTATAAAGATGCCAAAGAGGCTTATAGCGAGCGAGATATAGAGCCGCTCGGACTTGTCTACTGGGGTGGTAAATGGACCATTATCGGCCATTGCCTTCTGCGCAATGATTACCGCGAATTTCGACTCGACCGGGTCTGTGACATCTCCTTGCTGACGCACCCTTTTGAACTCACTAAAGAAAAGAACCTGCAGCACTATATCGCCCTGGTCAAAGCAAAATACGCCGAAGACACCACTCAGATGAACCCTTAA
- a CDS encoding TonB-dependent receptor — MQFSRSKNSPNLLANAVKVALLGAAVNSTIVVAQSADENIEKISVYGKHNKLILESGTATKSNMALMQTPAAIVVVDKELLKAQNATTLQEALRNVSGLGQAGNNYGIGDNLTIRGLGVNYTYDGMYGGADLGNSFNPTRSMTNVESIEVLKGPATGLYGIGAAGGVINLVEKKPQQQDAFEVSAKAGSWNSYGIGFDATGGLNDQWAYRLVTNHERSDGYRDLQSDRDEIYASLSFDVNASHKLLLSTAYIDDALQIDSIGDPVRIMNWDSTSGTPDMLSAANLPNDPQMDEEGKNYLGVQLTAQQREQLATSILATDGLKPYNLGDGNLISPLSKPNEGEELRIKLRHDWHINNDSTLTQQVLWRSYDSEFARQTGAYNYVYWDRRGVINADPRAPLVIDDELHPFAARRQEYRRQVAEEKTWQYFADLQLGWSLGGIMGEHLFSVNYENREMALKSWSIYDADSAKGDNAIPYILDIRNPNWATGDIMDYDPSLRSNYDKSLDAYGISFQEVLYLNEQLTVRAGLAYSAIEQAYQHKGSDRAPEASKELDSDDSGMTYNFGVNYQVHPQLSAFVNIAKGRTAYSILGSLSDDTTSPNRPDSESESLDLGIRFTALDEDLLGSIVWFETSRTNLRYTNPLYNDDPKDPEYNVSVTQYFYDDEDESKGVEVDLNLALAESVDLNLNATWQDAIEIRAQERSEQKKGVPEKMASAWVNYQLPATVIDNLTVSLGVSYMGERTVNSASFGLPTAIIDSYTRWDAAARYQGDKYQIQLNIENLTDEHYYSKALFLGGLPGNERNVKLSVNYQF, encoded by the coding sequence ATGCAATTCTCTCGCTCAAAGAATTCACCAAACCTATTGGCCAATGCCGTTAAAGTCGCCCTGTTAGGTGCCGCTGTTAACAGCACAATCGTTGTCGCTCAAAGCGCTGACGAGAATATCGAAAAAATTAGTGTGTACGGTAAACACAACAAACTAATTCTAGAATCAGGCACAGCCACTAAGTCCAACATGGCCTTAATGCAAACGCCGGCAGCCATTGTGGTTGTTGATAAAGAGTTGCTCAAAGCGCAAAATGCGACCACCTTACAGGAAGCTTTACGTAACGTCAGTGGTCTGGGGCAGGCAGGTAATAACTATGGGATCGGCGACAACCTGACCATACGTGGCCTGGGTGTGAATTACACTTATGATGGCATGTACGGTGGTGCTGATTTGGGTAACAGCTTTAACCCTACGCGTTCAATGACTAATGTTGAAAGTATTGAAGTATTAAAGGGCCCGGCAACTGGCTTATACGGCATCGGCGCAGCAGGTGGTGTAATCAATCTGGTTGAGAAAAAGCCGCAACAACAGGATGCTTTCGAGGTCAGTGCCAAAGCAGGCAGCTGGAATAGCTATGGTATTGGATTTGACGCCACTGGAGGCCTGAATGATCAATGGGCATATCGTCTTGTCACTAACCATGAACGCAGTGATGGCTATCGTGACCTGCAATCAGACAGAGACGAAATTTATGCCAGCCTGAGCTTTGACGTAAACGCCAGTCACAAGCTTCTACTTTCAACCGCTTATATTGATGACGCATTACAAATTGACTCAATTGGTGACCCTGTTCGCATCATGAACTGGGACAGCACCTCTGGCACACCGGATATGCTCAGCGCAGCAAACTTGCCAAACGATCCCCAAATGGATGAAGAAGGCAAAAACTACCTGGGCGTTCAGCTGACTGCACAGCAACGCGAGCAGCTTGCAACTTCAATTCTTGCCACAGACGGCCTTAAGCCTTACAACCTGGGCGATGGTAACTTGATCTCTCCGCTTTCTAAACCTAATGAAGGTGAAGAGCTGAGAATCAAGCTTCGTCACGACTGGCATATCAATAACGACTCAACCCTGACGCAACAAGTCTTGTGGCGCAGCTATGATTCTGAATTTGCCCGTCAGACAGGCGCATATAACTATGTTTACTGGGACCGCCGTGGTGTCATTAACGCCGACCCTCGTGCACCTTTAGTCATTGATGACGAACTGCACCCTTTTGCCGCGCGTCGACAAGAATATCGCCGCCAGGTTGCTGAGGAAAAAACCTGGCAATACTTTGCCGATTTACAACTGGGCTGGAGCCTGGGTGGCATTATGGGTGAACACCTGTTCAGCGTAAACTATGAAAACCGTGAAATGGCCCTGAAGAGCTGGTCGATTTATGATGCCGACAGCGCCAAAGGCGATAATGCTATCCCGTATATTTTGGATATTCGTAATCCAAACTGGGCGACCGGCGATATCATGGACTACGACCCATCACTACGCAGCAACTATGACAAGTCCTTGGATGCTTACGGGATAAGCTTCCAGGAAGTGCTTTATCTTAACGAGCAACTAACCGTACGTGCGGGTCTTGCCTATTCAGCAATTGAACAGGCGTATCAGCACAAGGGCAGCGATCGTGCACCAGAGGCCAGCAAAGAGCTGGACTCAGATGACTCAGGCATGACCTATAACTTTGGCGTGAACTATCAGGTTCACCCTCAACTATCAGCATTTGTAAATATTGCTAAAGGCCGCACAGCCTACAGCATTCTGGGCTCTTTGTCTGATGACACGACCTCACCAAATCGCCCGGATTCTGAGTCAGAATCGCTGGATTTAGGTATCCGTTTCACCGCGCTGGACGAAGACCTGCTGGGTTCAATTGTGTGGTTTGAAACCAGTCGTACTAACCTGCGTTACACCAACCCGTTGTATAACGATGATCCGAAAGATCCTGAGTATAATGTCAGTGTCACGCAATACTTCTACGATGATGAAGATGAATCAAAAGGCGTAGAAGTCGACTTGAATCTGGCACTGGCAGAATCAGTTGACTTAAACCTAAATGCCACCTGGCAGGATGCTATCGAGATCCGTGCACAGGAACGCTCTGAGCAGAAAAAAGGCGTACCTGAGAAAATGGCCAGTGCGTGGGTAAACTATCAGCTGCCTGCAACAGTGATAGACAACCTGACTGTCAGCCTGGGTGTCAGCTATATGGGTGAGCGCACTGTAAACTCAGCATCATTTGGTCTGCCAACCGCTATCATTGACAGCTATACACGCTGGGATGCTGCGGCGCGCTATCAGGGTGACAAGTATCAGATCCAGCTGAATATTGAGAACCTGACGGACGAGCACTACTACAGCAAAGCCCTGTTCCTGGGTGGCTTACCGGGTAACGAGCGTAACGTTAAATTGTCTGTAAACTATCAGTTCTAA
- a CDS encoding substrate-binding periplasmic protein, translated as MHQLVRLLALFPLLSFGATYNTPDLDWVTEDYPPFNYHINGEIEGLSIRILDGIYRELGWTLDKRDIMLVPWPRAYRMTMTSPKTCIFSITYTQERAKLFQFIGPSIDNQVAMIGHKENNYEVSNLSDLKNYKIGVVKNDIGHQLLRQSGVNNDNLVFLASGFELVQMLKLKRIDLIAYGDIIARFQFKRAGIDPSHYRVVLPLARSYLGFACNKQVNAQWVHSMNQALRRLRRDAPSLFLPQSY; from the coding sequence ATGCATCAGTTAGTACGTTTACTGGCTCTATTTCCACTGTTAAGCTTCGGTGCGACCTATAATACGCCCGATCTGGACTGGGTAACTGAAGATTACCCGCCTTTTAATTATCATATCAACGGTGAAATAGAAGGCTTATCAATCCGCATTCTGGATGGCATATACCGGGAGCTTGGTTGGACTCTGGACAAAAGAGACATCATGTTGGTGCCCTGGCCCAGAGCCTACCGAATGACCATGACCTCCCCTAAAACCTGTATTTTTTCTATTACTTACACTCAGGAACGGGCCAAACTATTCCAGTTTATCGGCCCATCGATCGACAATCAGGTGGCCATGATCGGGCACAAAGAAAACAACTACGAGGTGTCAAATCTCTCAGATCTAAAAAACTATAAAATTGGTGTCGTAAAAAACGATATTGGCCACCAGCTACTACGCCAGTCTGGTGTCAATAACGACAATCTTGTTTTTCTGGCCTCTGGATTTGAGCTGGTTCAAATGCTCAAACTGAAACGTATTGACTTAATTGCCTATGGCGATATTATCGCCCGTTTTCAGTTTAAACGGGCAGGTATTGATCCGTCACACTACAGGGTCGTCCTCCCATTAGCTCGCTCCTACCTGGGGTTTGCCTGCAACAAGCAAGTAAATGCTCAGTGGGTTCACAGTATGAATCAGGCACTGCGACGCTTACGTCGAGATGCACCTTCACTGTTTTTGCCACAATCCTATTAG
- a CDS encoding substrate-binding periplasmic protein, producing MTRFKSILITSIIFTLFGASMSNTARTLQPERDTHPIPIRVCFERWRPFSFIDQSGVARGMEVDLIKAAAKSINRRVEFTELPFKRCIANVKYGSTDFSLHVDKTDGLETFSDSATSWQLSLAVSADRLKSSDDFNRIDTPRIMLATEYPYPKAVYRKLEALNARLVRRSYYEENDEHAKTFFSILATARVDAILVDKQWALHMIKKFNLPVLILVQDFHSEPQYIGYRHSNARLASQLEAAIAALPDTLIQSIKGQYQY from the coding sequence ATGACACGCTTTAAATCAATACTGATTACATCAATTATCTTTACGCTATTTGGGGCATCAATGAGTAACACCGCCAGGACATTGCAACCTGAGCGTGATACCCACCCAATACCAATTAGAGTCTGCTTTGAACGCTGGCGTCCCTTTAGCTTTATCGATCAAAGTGGGGTTGCCCGTGGTATGGAAGTTGATCTGATCAAAGCTGCGGCTAAGTCCATAAATCGTCGTGTCGAGTTCACTGAGCTTCCCTTCAAACGCTGTATTGCCAATGTAAAATATGGCAGTACAGACTTTTCGCTGCATGTCGACAAGACTGACGGGCTGGAAACTTTTTCGGACTCCGCAACATCATGGCAACTGAGCCTGGCTGTCTCTGCTGACAGATTAAAAAGTTCAGATGATTTCAATCGCATTGATACGCCCAGGATCATGCTGGCAACCGAATACCCTTATCCCAAAGCTGTGTATCGAAAATTAGAAGCGTTAAATGCCCGGTTAGTCAGACGCTCTTATTATGAAGAAAACGACGAACATGCAAAAACCTTTTTTAGCATACTGGCAACAGCACGCGTCGACGCCATATTGGTCGACAAGCAATGGGCGCTGCATATGATTAAAAAGTTTAACTTACCAGTATTGATACTGGTGCAGGACTTTCATTCAGAGCCCCAGTACATTGGATACCGGCATAGTAATGCTCGTCTTGCCAGCCAGCTTGAAGCAGCCATAGCAGCGTTGCCCGATACCCTTATCCAGTCTATTAAGGGGCAATATCAATATTAA
- a CDS encoding GAF domain-containing protein, translating to MKSPPLPENETLRLQTLHDLKALDTLPDSELDRFTEFVAHVFNVPIALISLVDSDRQWFKSKVGLDAEQTHRDISFCGHAICQEGVFVVDNALQDERFFDNPLVTGELSIRFYAGCPLKHPNGAQTGTLCLIDFEPREFNEHDASILEQIAADVVERLIKLSRE from the coding sequence ATGAAAAGTCCACCACTTCCGGAAAACGAAACACTGCGACTGCAAACCCTACATGACTTAAAGGCGCTTGATACCCTCCCAGATTCAGAGCTGGACAGATTCACCGAATTTGTTGCCCACGTATTTAATGTACCAATTGCTTTGATTAGTCTGGTTGATAGCGACAGGCAGTGGTTCAAATCCAAAGTTGGGCTGGACGCTGAGCAAACACACCGGGATATCTCATTTTGTGGCCACGCAATCTGTCAGGAAGGTGTATTTGTGGTCGATAATGCACTACAGGACGAGCGATTTTTTGATAACCCTTTGGTAACAGGGGAATTGAGTATCCGCTTTTATGCGGGTTGTCCGCTCAAACATCCCAATGGCGCTCAGACCGGGACTTTGTGTCTGATTGATTTTGAGCCCAGGGAGTTTAATGAGCATGATGCCTCAATTTTGGAGCAGATTGCTGCTGATGTGGTTGAGCGACTGATCAAATTAAGCCGCGAATAG
- a CDS encoding ATP-binding protein, whose product MQVQLKIVIWLTVVLASLLSLDRFARSYFVSHHTIVVTRDSLQNVVYMQQISNAIFALQKERGYTFGLSERASGQTLNQLNQYRSASNTALSKIATQSTQNPNLLSSLPSTAELLNLRALFDQRLLNREQAMTLYTAKINALLDLFLAIELKITADAVNIHLYSLTKAIEEAGKLRAHTYAMLNTPVDNRASAIFELATLHNTHLALLTNPPYDDDIAQQITSLLSQAENQALNGVLLSFERTGQSTFNAQRWWQQKTHYLEQLIAIVQAQLVTHQQRLNAEFKEQDAIQSQFALFAIIAFVCVAVSSILLWRALSHSTTPKRHQTPVKLSQLLLLLGLIVSFITSEHDISQGELSNSLYTRSANELSNNLAYSVIAIDNLWLAPLSERLHSLSITKQPVFSNATGTEYIGKFTLSNNDLVGLFPATLPVQKLQKIITDSITRQGAKSISLALMSDSNNKLYSVSTAPQASATGLSDILLVLIQPVDETLTKILKMPVAYQGITTHLLFNDIVIGRNDHTNIQGPSLRRNGLELVHQNFALGFTVRATQDPKQIEGYINTLQQEFSVQLVLLLTLSLTALILAHRAQNRIIEQLQHSETQLDKERLLLSNSEQIIGMGSWEWQHGSRHVLLSKTLKTLLQVTSSGKYVPYTQVLNKLTRPSRRTLFKHLRTQGLDSQVRLTLNFCDEQASEKQLEVIMTSHQSDITQPTCVVGVVRDISEQIAQQKRQSKYQASLQAARQEALDRMKEAETQRHEVQQLLHRNHETESLLEATLDSIPAFILLLDGEANIRLINRFWYKSKRLNLEESGLFINTLMRINDNLIDVISLLPLINKKPLLGALSAAKTRDLYYKDMEICYELDGTKIWFEVILTNLICNDKKYMLLYQHDITQRKNDATILANAKETAESANKAKSRFLATMSHEIRTPMNGVVGMLDILSQSRLNDEQRHLTSVAKNSAMMLLRIINDILDFSKIEAGKMIIEHTSFSWQNLTKELCELMSHQCHEKRINLNFYFDPSLGYWHQSDPIRIRQILLNLVGNAVKFTKTSASKIGNVEVFVSPAAETGYLEISVKDNGKGMSEEQTQGLFKPFVQADDSIQRKYGGTGLGLSITMRLCKLMHGTIVCHSLEDVGSNFIVTLPFAPSATGDEEITINFQELTAYIVSDGDKFEQDLARNLSAHGMRCQLINDDDLNAYLLARLDVDYLIITNEKYQQLVTNGQDIISTNSELKCLVLEHANIQMPIIDERNIYALDNNPYYAVRVIEKIATLEGQISPEPDMNLLSSDEQLPTIEQAQNKNALILVIEDNVYNQDLFKRQLALLGLQCIIAEHGAIALELMQKYQFSLIISDCHMPVMDGYTFAKTYRELESQGKLPRLPIIAATANALSGEREKCLDAGMDDYICKPIVLHALRATIEQWLNQSQPARSANLNGHSSIQPDNVSDRPKVASTHLPASDDEPIQPATRIVDLSVLENYVGNDKAIQKQFLQGFLADSRPLVESMNVGEVSLLTIKNTAHQLKSSAKAIGAQTLADEFFALEQAAKAEDVTKVRALQKACDDKFYAACVEIETILG is encoded by the coding sequence GTGCAAGTGCAACTCAAAATTGTGATCTGGTTAACAGTCGTCCTGGCCAGTTTACTGTCACTTGACAGATTTGCGCGCTCATATTTTGTTTCTCATCACACTATCGTAGTCACCCGGGACAGCTTGCAAAATGTCGTGTATATGCAACAGATCAGCAATGCCATCTTCGCATTACAAAAAGAACGTGGCTATACATTCGGTTTGTCTGAGCGAGCATCAGGACAGACGCTTAACCAGCTCAATCAATATCGCAGTGCCAGTAATACCGCGTTATCAAAAATAGCAACCCAGAGTACGCAAAACCCCAATTTATTATCATCACTGCCCAGCACCGCTGAGCTACTGAACCTCAGAGCCCTGTTTGACCAACGCCTGCTCAACCGGGAGCAGGCTATGACCCTGTATACCGCCAAAATTAATGCCTTGTTGGATTTGTTTTTAGCGATCGAATTAAAAATTACCGCGGACGCCGTCAACATACACCTATATAGCCTGACCAAAGCGATTGAGGAGGCAGGCAAACTCAGAGCGCATACTTATGCCATGCTCAATACCCCTGTGGACAATCGTGCCAGTGCTATCTTTGAGCTTGCGACTTTACACAACACACACCTTGCATTACTCACCAACCCCCCCTACGACGATGACATCGCGCAGCAGATAACGTCCCTACTTTCACAAGCTGAAAATCAGGCGCTCAATGGCGTTCTATTATCATTCGAACGCACCGGGCAAAGTACGTTCAATGCACAACGCTGGTGGCAGCAAAAAACACACTATCTTGAACAGCTGATCGCTATTGTCCAGGCACAACTAGTCACGCATCAACAACGACTTAACGCCGAGTTTAAAGAACAAGACGCCATCCAGTCACAATTTGCCCTGTTTGCCATAATTGCATTTGTCTGTGTGGCCGTTTCCAGTATTCTGCTGTGGCGCGCCCTGAGCCACAGCACCACGCCGAAACGACACCAGACCCCCGTCAAACTCTCTCAGCTACTGCTTTTATTAGGGCTTATCGTATCTTTTATTACTTCGGAGCACGATATAAGCCAGGGTGAGCTGAGCAACAGCCTCTACACGCGCTCAGCAAACGAACTCAGTAATAATCTGGCCTATTCTGTTATCGCCATTGATAATCTATGGCTGGCCCCACTGTCTGAGCGCCTGCACTCACTCAGCATTACGAAACAACCCGTTTTTTCGAATGCAACAGGCACTGAGTACATAGGTAAATTTACCCTATCAAATAATGATCTGGTTGGGCTGTTCCCAGCCACTCTGCCTGTCCAGAAACTACAAAAAATCATTACAGACAGCATAACCAGGCAAGGGGCAAAATCAATCTCACTGGCGTTAATGTCGGACAGTAACAATAAGTTATATAGTGTTTCTACCGCACCACAGGCAAGTGCAACCGGCTTATCAGATATCCTCCTGGTGCTCATTCAGCCTGTAGACGAGACACTTACTAAAATCCTAAAAATGCCGGTGGCCTATCAGGGCATCACGACACACCTGCTGTTTAATGACATTGTGATTGGCCGTAATGACCACACCAACATACAAGGTCCCTCATTGCGCAGAAACGGACTTGAGCTTGTGCATCAAAACTTTGCGCTCGGATTTACCGTCAGGGCAACTCAGGATCCGAAACAAATCGAGGGCTATATCAATACCCTACAGCAAGAATTTTCTGTGCAACTGGTTCTGCTGCTAACACTGAGTCTGACAGCCTTGATACTCGCCCACCGGGCTCAAAATCGCATTATTGAACAGCTCCAGCATTCCGAAACTCAACTTGATAAAGAGCGTCTTTTACTCTCTAACTCTGAGCAGATAATTGGCATGGGAAGCTGGGAATGGCAACATGGTAGCCGTCATGTATTACTATCCAAAACTCTGAAAACACTACTACAAGTGACCAGCAGCGGAAAATATGTGCCGTACACACAGGTGCTGAATAAATTAACGCGCCCCAGCAGACGCACTTTGTTCAAACATCTGCGTACGCAGGGGCTGGATTCACAAGTTCGACTCACGCTGAATTTCTGCGACGAACAGGCGTCTGAGAAACAACTTGAAGTGATCATGACATCACACCAAAGTGACATTACTCAGCCAACCTGTGTTGTCGGTGTCGTGCGCGATATCTCTGAGCAGATTGCGCAGCAGAAAAGACAAAGCAAATATCAGGCATCTCTGCAAGCCGCCCGTCAGGAAGCGCTTGATCGAATGAAAGAAGCAGAGACCCAGCGTCACGAAGTCCAGCAGCTACTGCACCGTAATCACGAGACAGAAAGCTTGCTGGAAGCCACGCTGGACAGTATCCCGGCGTTTATTTTGTTATTGGATGGTGAGGCTAACATTCGCCTGATCAACCGGTTTTGGTATAAGAGCAAACGCCTTAATCTTGAAGAAAGCGGCTTGTTTATTAATACCCTGATGCGGATAAATGACAACCTGATTGACGTGATCTCCTTGTTGCCACTAATTAATAAAAAACCATTACTAGGTGCACTGTCTGCCGCAAAAACACGGGATTTATATTACAAAGATATGGAAATCTGCTATGAGCTCGATGGCACTAAGATATGGTTTGAAGTGATTTTAACGAACCTAATCTGCAACGATAAAAAGTACATGTTGCTATACCAACATGATATTACTCAGCGTAAAAACGACGCCACCATCCTGGCCAATGCCAAAGAAACCGCCGAATCGGCTAATAAAGCTAAGTCCCGCTTTCTGGCCACAATGAGCCATGAGATCAGAACTCCCATGAACGGCGTTGTCGGGATGCTGGATATTTTATCTCAGTCTCGATTGAATGACGAACAGCGCCACCTGACCTCAGTCGCGAAAAACTCAGCTATGATGCTATTGAGAATAATCAACGACATACTCGACTTCTCGAAAATAGAAGCGGGTAAAATGATCATTGAGCATACCTCTTTTAGCTGGCAAAACCTGACCAAAGAACTGTGCGAACTGATGAGCCATCAGTGCCATGAAAAACGTATAAACCTGAACTTTTACTTTGACCCTTCTCTTGGCTATTGGCATCAAAGTGACCCGATTAGGATCCGGCAAATTTTGCTAAACTTGGTTGGCAATGCCGTTAAATTTACCAAAACATCAGCCAGTAAGATTGGCAATGTGGAGGTCTTTGTGTCGCCTGCCGCTGAGACCGGATACCTGGAGATCAGCGTCAAAGACAATGGTAAAGGCATGAGTGAAGAACAAACCCAGGGCTTATTCAAGCCCTTTGTGCAGGCAGATGATAGTATTCAGAGAAAGTATGGAGGTACCGGACTTGGACTCTCCATTACGATGCGACTGTGTAAGCTGATGCACGGCACTATCGTTTGCCATAGCCTTGAAGATGTGGGGAGTAACTTTATCGTCACCCTGCCCTTTGCGCCCAGTGCAACAGGTGATGAAGAGATCACAATTAATTTTCAAGAGCTAACAGCATATATTGTTTCTGACGGTGATAAATTTGAACAAGATCTGGCACGCAACCTCAGCGCCCATGGTATGCGCTGCCAGTTAATTAACGATGACGACCTGAATGCCTATTTGCTTGCCCGCCTGGATGTTGACTATCTCATCATTACCAATGAAAAGTATCAACAACTGGTGACCAATGGCCAGGATATTATTTCAACCAACAGTGAGCTTAAGTGCCTGGTGCTCGAACATGCCAATATCCAGATGCCCATCATTGACGAACGGAACATTTATGCACTCGACAATAACCCCTATTATGCAGTCAGAGTGATTGAAAAAATCGCCACACTGGAAGGGCAAATCAGTCCGGAGCCAGACATGAATCTGCTCTCAAGTGACGAACAGTTACCAACGATTGAGCAAGCGCAGAATAAAAATGCGCTCATTCTGGTGATTGAAGACAATGTGTATAACCAGGACTTATTTAAACGCCAACTGGCTTTGCTTGGATTGCAATGCATTATCGCCGAGCATGGGGCCATTGCATTGGAGCTGATGCAGAAATATCAATTCTCTTTAATCATCAGTGACTGCCACATGCCCGTTATGGACGGCTACACCTTTGCTAAAACCTATCGCGAGCTTGAATCACAGGGCAAACTACCCAGGCTGCCCATCATCGCGGCAACGGCAAATGCACTCAGCGGCGAACGTGAGAAGTGCCTTGATGCCGGGATGGACGACTATATCTGTAAACCCATTGTATTGCATGCTCTGCGCGCCACCATAGAACAGTGGCTGAATCAGTCACAACCAGCAAGATCGGCCAATCTGAATGGCCACAGCAGTATTCAACCTGACAACGTGAGCGACAGACCCAAGGTGGCTTCAACGCACCTTCCAGCATCAGATGATGAACCCATTCAGCCTGCAACACGTATCGTCGATTTGAGTGTGCTGGAAAATTATGTTGGTAATGATAAGGCCATCCAAAAGCAGTTTTTACAGGGCTTTTTGGCTGACTCTCGTCCCTTAGTTGAAAGCATGAATGTTGGGGAAGTGTCGCTCCTGACCATAAAAAATACCGCACATCAGCTAAAGTCTTCTGCAAAAGCAATAGGTGCTCAAACACTTGCAGACGAGTTTTTTGCACTGGAGCAAGCCGCCAAAGCGGAAGATGTGACAAAGGTCCGGGCATTACAAAAGGCCTGTGACGATAAGTTTTATGCCGCATGTGTTGAAATAGAAACTATACTTGGGTGA